One genomic segment of Bremerella alba includes these proteins:
- a CDS encoding TRASH domain-containing protein translates to MKTFIMIAALLVTSSAVSAQAQELSEHDKIHIAVQDICPISGQKLGSMGTPIKVKVGEELVYVCCKGCLQQQVKPEHWATIHNNFAKAQGICPVMENKLSPKAKWTIVEGQIFYVCCPPCTEKIAKDPKAYLKKLDELYLASLRSQQR, encoded by the coding sequence ATGAAAACGTTCATTATGATCGCCGCGTTGCTGGTTACCTCGTCAGCCGTTTCCGCACAGGCACAAGAGTTGTCGGAACATGACAAGATTCACATCGCTGTGCAGGACATCTGCCCCATCTCTGGCCAGAAGCTAGGTTCGATGGGAACACCGATCAAGGTGAAAGTCGGTGAAGAGCTTGTCTATGTTTGCTGCAAAGGTTGTTTGCAGCAGCAAGTTAAACCGGAACACTGGGCAACGATTCATAACAACTTCGCCAAAGCCCAAGGCATTTGCCCCGTGATGGAAAACAAGCTGTCGCCCAAGGCAAAGTGGACAATCGTCGAAGGTCAGATCTTCTACGTTTGTTGCCCTCCGTGCACTGAGAAGATCGCCAAAGATCCAAAAGCTTACCTCAAGAAGCTCGATGAACTTTACCTAGCGTCCCTTCGATCACAGCAGAGATAG
- a CDS encoding MerR family transcriptional regulator produces the protein MPRFTIGRLAKAAGVGVETIRFYEKRGLIARPKAIGTYREYSPETVDRIHFIKRAQELGFTLAEILELLSFADTPYADRKAAKQFASQKVEEIREKIADLQRIQESLSYLVEQCSGHGPMEGCPIIEALANRKHHPQSLES, from the coding sequence ATGCCTCGATTTACGATCGGAAGACTTGCCAAGGCGGCAGGCGTCGGTGTCGAAACGATTCGCTTTTATGAAAAGCGGGGTCTTATTGCTCGGCCCAAAGCAATAGGCACCTATCGCGAGTATTCACCAGAGACGGTCGACCGGATCCATTTCATCAAACGTGCTCAGGAATTGGGTTTCACGTTGGCTGAGATCCTGGAGTTGTTGAGCTTTGCCGATACACCCTACGCTGATCGGAAAGCGGCGAAACAGTTCGCCAGTCAGAAAGTAGAGGAGATTCGCGAGAAGATCGCTGACCTACAAAGAATACAAGAGTCGCTTAGTTACTTGGTCGAGCAGTGCTCTGGGCATGGTCCGATGGAAGGTTGTCCCATTATCGAGGCATTGGCAAATCGCAAACATCACCCACAGTCTTTGGAGTCGTAA
- a CDS encoding efflux RND transporter periplasmic adaptor subunit, giving the protein MANSPGPPQPRSHSIRWWMSRLAPIGTFLIAGVLLIVLLGLAQRIGWIGAGDASPSAGASGDSQQIYTCPMHPQIRQPGPGRCPICGMALVPASSGSADLDQFAITIEPAQRRLAQIKTAPVTSEPVSVTLETIGSIEIDESRQATLAAYIDGRVERLFADYTGVVVAKGDHLAVVYSPQLYAAQAEFLEVRNSVNRMENTSLASIREAQQKLLENSRQKLVELGMTAAQLDQLETSSKAESRLTIHAPMGGTVIEKLAEEGKYITAGEPIYRIANLSTVWLMLELYPEDASRVRFGQVVKAELTSRPGETLTGRVAFVDPRVDKKNRTVGVRVEFKNDQGQLRPGDYAVAKIEIPIGPQGEVYDEQLAGKWISPMHPQIIQDQPGSCPICGMDLVPTSRYGYTEQPVERTASIVIPRSALLMAGDNSVVYVETEPGRFEIRTVKIGPILKDKAVILKGVKPGEQVATSGNFLIDSQMQLAGKPSLIDPTRYEKKGNRNTPMEFDSIDISPIEGEEGGTLEAAYQAYFTIQNQLASDKKPSPDAALTLHNAAKQLATSMQLDDKTRERMQAIADHSEHLHHQSIDEARKQFKPISHAVLQLATSIRGSQAKQEFHQFFCPMVKEGEGDWLQANDRLLNPYYGSEMLRCGEHVRTIPPVMVSNMPPHEAHQHEPASGEEQ; this is encoded by the coding sequence ATGGCGAACTCACCTGGTCCCCCACAACCTCGATCCCACTCGATCCGCTGGTGGATGTCGCGTTTGGCCCCGATCGGAACGTTCCTCATCGCTGGGGTCTTGCTTATTGTCCTCTTGGGGCTTGCCCAACGCATCGGTTGGATTGGTGCCGGCGACGCCTCCCCATCCGCTGGAGCGAGCGGTGATAGTCAGCAGATCTACACGTGCCCGATGCATCCTCAGATTCGTCAGCCCGGTCCGGGGCGCTGTCCTATTTGTGGGATGGCCTTGGTGCCAGCATCGTCAGGTAGTGCCGATCTCGATCAGTTCGCCATCACCATCGAACCTGCTCAGCGACGCCTCGCTCAAATCAAGACGGCCCCAGTGACCTCCGAGCCCGTCTCAGTCACGCTGGAAACGATTGGATCGATCGAAATCGACGAGAGTCGACAAGCCACACTTGCCGCGTATATCGACGGACGCGTCGAGCGACTCTTCGCAGATTACACGGGGGTCGTCGTCGCGAAAGGGGATCACTTGGCCGTTGTTTATAGTCCTCAACTCTATGCAGCCCAGGCCGAGTTCCTGGAAGTACGAAATAGCGTTAATCGCATGGAGAACACCTCACTCGCTTCGATACGTGAAGCTCAGCAGAAGCTATTGGAGAATTCACGTCAGAAACTTGTGGAACTAGGAATGACGGCCGCGCAGCTCGATCAACTTGAGACTTCCAGCAAAGCGGAGTCACGGCTAACGATTCATGCCCCCATGGGTGGTACTGTCATCGAAAAACTCGCTGAAGAAGGAAAGTATATTACTGCCGGCGAACCCATCTACCGGATTGCCAATCTGTCGACCGTATGGCTCATGCTGGAACTCTACCCTGAGGATGCGTCACGTGTTCGTTTTGGACAAGTGGTCAAAGCCGAGCTGACTTCTCGCCCAGGCGAAACTCTTACCGGCCGCGTTGCGTTTGTTGACCCTCGCGTCGACAAGAAGAACCGCACGGTCGGCGTTCGGGTTGAATTCAAGAACGATCAAGGCCAGCTACGACCAGGCGACTATGCTGTCGCCAAGATCGAGATCCCCATCGGTCCGCAAGGGGAGGTCTACGACGAACAACTCGCCGGCAAGTGGATCAGTCCTATGCATCCACAAATCATTCAAGACCAACCGGGCTCCTGTCCTATCTGTGGCATGGACCTCGTTCCAACATCTCGCTACGGATACACCGAGCAGCCTGTCGAGCGGACGGCATCGATCGTCATTCCACGTTCTGCCCTCTTGATGGCAGGCGACAATAGCGTGGTCTACGTGGAGACCGAGCCAGGACGGTTCGAGATTCGTACGGTGAAGATCGGTCCGATCCTAAAAGACAAGGCCGTCATCCTGAAAGGAGTGAAGCCAGGCGAACAGGTCGCCACCTCCGGCAACTTCCTGATCGATTCCCAAATGCAATTGGCAGGCAAGCCGAGTCTGATCGACCCGACTCGCTATGAGAAAAAGGGAAACCGCAATACTCCGATGGAATTCGACTCCATCGACATTTCGCCCATCGAAGGGGAGGAAGGGGGCACTCTAGAGGCTGCCTACCAAGCCTACTTCACCATCCAGAACCAACTCGCTTCGGACAAAAAGCCGTCCCCAGATGCCGCGTTAACCCTACACAACGCCGCCAAGCAATTAGCCACTTCCATGCAGCTTGATGACAAGACACGCGAGCGAATGCAAGCGATCGCGGATCATTCCGAGCATCTACACCATCAGTCGATCGACGAGGCCCGCAAGCAGTTCAAACCAATCAGCCATGCCGTCTTACAACTCGCGACATCCATCCGAGGTTCCCAGGCGAAACAGGAGTTTCACCAGTTCTTCTGCCCCATGGTCAAAGAAGGTGAGGGAGACTGGCTGCAAGCTAACGACCGATTGCTAAATCCTTACTATGGAAGCGAAATGCTTCGTTGCGGCGAGCACGTCCGCACGATTCCGCCGGTGATGGTATCGAACATGCCACCGCATGAAGCACATCAGCACGAGCCCGCCAGCGGAGAGGAGCAATAA
- a CDS encoding MauE/DoxX family redox-associated membrane protein, translating into MEVVYQSNLRCGNCLSKLKPYLDAEPTIKQWSSDLADPRKLVRVQLSSIAEKTRVLDLFHQAGFSAQELVTVKPDEKETSKFKLSSYRPLLLVVAYILGVTLFTEFAIGQFEWTRAMNHFMGFFFLGFAFFKLLNVTAFAEAFQTYDVVAKRWHGYALAYPFVELGLGILYLSQSFPLLANGVTIAVMGIGLVGVIAAVRNRKPIQCACLGTVFNLPMSVVTIVENSVMIAMAGGMLLM; encoded by the coding sequence ATGGAAGTTGTTTATCAAAGCAATCTGCGATGCGGCAATTGCCTCAGCAAGCTGAAGCCGTATCTCGACGCAGAACCAACTATTAAACAGTGGTCATCCGATCTCGCAGATCCACGAAAGCTTGTCCGAGTTCAATTGAGTAGTATTGCGGAAAAGACTCGAGTACTCGATCTGTTTCATCAGGCAGGTTTCTCCGCACAGGAGCTTGTCACCGTGAAACCAGATGAAAAGGAAACGTCGAAATTCAAGCTGTCCTCTTATCGACCACTACTATTGGTGGTGGCGTACATCCTAGGAGTAACCCTATTCACTGAGTTCGCGATTGGGCAGTTCGAGTGGACTCGCGCCATGAACCACTTTATGGGATTCTTCTTTCTCGGGTTTGCCTTTTTCAAACTATTGAACGTGACTGCTTTTGCGGAAGCGTTTCAAACCTACGATGTCGTGGCCAAGCGATGGCACGGCTATGCGTTGGCCTACCCATTTGTGGAATTGGGGCTGGGGATCTTGTATCTGTCTCAATCGTTTCCGCTATTGGCCAATGGGGTGACGATCGCCGTGATGGGCATCGGTCTGGTCGGAGTGATCGCCGCGGTTCGTAATCGAAAGCCCATTCAGTGTGCTTGCCTAGGGACGGTTTTCAACTTGCCGATGTCTGTTGTGACAATTGTCGAGAATTCCGTCATGATTGCCATGGCGGGCGGGATGCTGTTGATGTGA
- a CDS encoding efflux RND transporter permease subunit — protein MIQRFLQFCLKERLLVLLTAVSLAAFGWYCTYKVPLDAIPNVGENQVIVLTEWPGRSPKDIEDQITYPLSIGLQAVPGSKSVRGKSMFGFSFVQVTFDDSVDFYWARSRVAEQLTAIGNQLPEGVTPSLGPDATALGQIYYYVLEGPPKMDLAELRSKQDFFLKYALQSVDGVAEVASIGGYLKQYQVEVNPDQLRFHDIPLNLVIDAVKASNIDVGAKTVETSGMEFIVRGRGFIGAGKTEPETIEQIENTVVQTRDGIPVRVRDLAQVQVGPSFRRGAIDLNGRETVGGVVVMRYGENPREVIQRIKSKIASLESELGGIKILGIYDRTQLINETVATLTDALSHEILITIAVVVLFLLNVRSSLIIAITLPMAVLMSFAAMKWFHVDANIMSLAGIAIAIGTMVDMGIIVLENIYDALAEWEAKGAPGGPPQRLRVIQQSASEVIPAVLTAVSTTIVSFLPVFFLTGRDYKLFAPLAWTKTFALAASLIVAVTVVPVLARIFLHNAPRLTWRSMTAAIGLAGISMLLGQLLWGEHLAELLGVPSTLATVGLGLVGAAIGWWMSREQLRPMEDNPASQFVRFLYAGRLRMALHHKGIMLLFPLVIFILGLGAWIGLPTVLRPFEKLVSLVGADLNEVPGYVDAKHTFQGLKSDDWIALDEGSWFYMPSLYPAAGFNQVMEILQSQDVLIKEIPEVAHVMGKIGRVESALDPAPAAMIETYVMLKPHDQWRKGITERDIWDQINEAATLPGVTPASPLQPIEGRIVMLQSGIKASMAVRVYGDSLEGLSEASVAVAEELKKHRLVNAGTVNPDIVMGKPYYEFEVDREEAARYGMTTMMVNQIVAAGLGGLDVTTTVEGRERYPIQVRFNREVRENMGELPRTPIVTQSHDVVPLERLAKVSTTWGPGMINSEDSRLVAHVMFTPSGVAGDLETVDSVMDSLRVARESGTLVFPDGNFELQAVGSFQNQIEANYRLMWIIPAVFLINLLLHYLHFRNLPISLVVFSGIPVACAGGMIALAVMNIELNTAVWVGFIALAGLAADDGIVMASYIHDRLKRRTITNVEDLREEIYQAGLKRIRPCVMTTVTTIAALIPILLSTGRGADVAKAMALPVFGGMLIEPFTTFVVPTIYCWYLELKLKAGLSDSLLEMSLDEEESEEMASHATAA, from the coding sequence ATGATCCAACGTTTCCTTCAATTCTGCCTGAAAGAACGACTACTCGTTTTGCTGACCGCGGTGTCCCTGGCCGCCTTCGGTTGGTACTGCACCTACAAGGTCCCCTTGGATGCGATTCCCAATGTTGGCGAGAACCAGGTCATTGTTCTAACCGAATGGCCAGGCCGGTCCCCCAAGGACATCGAAGACCAAATTACCTATCCGCTATCGATCGGGCTTCAAGCCGTGCCAGGATCGAAAAGTGTCCGCGGAAAAAGCATGTTTGGCTTTAGCTTTGTCCAAGTAACCTTCGACGATAGCGTCGATTTTTACTGGGCTCGATCTCGTGTCGCCGAACAGCTTACCGCCATTGGCAATCAGTTACCCGAAGGAGTGACTCCCAGCCTCGGCCCGGACGCGACCGCATTAGGGCAAATCTACTACTACGTGCTGGAAGGTCCGCCTAAAATGGACCTGGCCGAGCTACGTTCCAAGCAAGATTTCTTCCTGAAGTATGCGTTGCAGTCGGTCGATGGTGTCGCGGAAGTTGCCTCGATCGGTGGCTACCTCAAGCAGTACCAGGTCGAAGTTAATCCCGACCAACTGCGTTTCCACGACATTCCCTTGAACCTCGTCATCGACGCCGTGAAGGCTTCGAATATTGATGTCGGTGCGAAGACGGTCGAGACGTCCGGGATGGAGTTCATTGTCCGCGGGCGAGGATTCATCGGTGCCGGCAAGACTGAGCCGGAAACGATTGAGCAAATCGAGAATACCGTTGTTCAGACTCGCGACGGGATACCGGTCCGCGTTCGTGATCTCGCTCAAGTCCAAGTAGGCCCTTCCTTTCGGCGAGGTGCTATCGACTTGAATGGTCGTGAGACCGTGGGCGGCGTCGTCGTCATGCGTTACGGCGAGAATCCTCGCGAAGTGATTCAGCGCATCAAATCGAAGATCGCTTCCCTGGAAAGCGAACTGGGCGGAATCAAAATCCTCGGCATCTACGATCGTACGCAACTGATTAATGAAACAGTTGCTACGCTCACCGACGCATTGAGTCACGAAATTCTCATCACGATTGCCGTGGTGGTTCTTTTCCTGCTCAACGTTCGGTCGAGTCTGATCATTGCGATTACCTTGCCGATGGCGGTACTCATGTCCTTCGCGGCTATGAAGTGGTTTCATGTCGATGCGAATATCATGTCGCTTGCGGGAATTGCGATTGCGATCGGCACGATGGTCGACATGGGGATTATCGTCTTGGAAAACATCTACGATGCCCTTGCCGAATGGGAAGCGAAGGGAGCACCAGGCGGACCTCCTCAGCGACTACGTGTCATCCAACAGTCGGCAAGCGAAGTCATACCAGCAGTTCTCACGGCCGTCAGTACGACGATCGTGAGCTTTCTGCCCGTCTTCTTTCTAACTGGCAGAGACTACAAGCTGTTCGCTCCACTGGCCTGGACGAAAACGTTTGCTTTGGCGGCCAGCTTGATTGTCGCCGTGACGGTCGTTCCGGTACTTGCCCGAATCTTTTTGCACAATGCTCCAAGGCTCACCTGGCGGTCTATGACAGCTGCGATAGGATTGGCCGGTATCAGCATGCTTCTCGGTCAACTTCTATGGGGTGAGCACTTGGCTGAACTCCTTGGTGTACCGAGTACTCTCGCCACGGTCGGCCTTGGCCTGGTTGGCGCAGCGATTGGCTGGTGGATGAGCCGTGAACAACTTCGGCCCATGGAAGACAACCCTGCCAGCCAATTTGTGCGATTTCTGTACGCCGGACGTTTGCGTATGGCCCTTCATCATAAGGGAATCATGCTGCTTTTTCCGCTGGTGATTTTCATCCTGGGACTTGGTGCCTGGATTGGCCTGCCGACCGTACTTCGCCCCTTTGAGAAATTAGTATCACTCGTCGGAGCGGATCTCAATGAGGTTCCCGGATACGTCGATGCGAAGCATACCTTCCAAGGCCTCAAGTCCGATGACTGGATTGCCTTGGACGAGGGAAGTTGGTTCTACATGCCCAGCTTATATCCTGCTGCCGGATTTAATCAGGTCATGGAGATTCTGCAATCGCAAGATGTCCTGATCAAAGAGATTCCAGAAGTTGCCCACGTGATGGGAAAGATTGGTCGCGTTGAATCGGCACTCGATCCAGCCCCTGCCGCGATGATTGAAACCTACGTCATGCTGAAACCACATGATCAATGGCGTAAAGGCATTACGGAGCGCGACATCTGGGATCAAATTAATGAGGCCGCTACCCTTCCAGGCGTTACGCCTGCCTCACCACTGCAGCCGATCGAAGGCCGTATCGTCATGTTGCAGTCCGGTATCAAGGCATCAATGGCAGTTCGTGTCTACGGAGACTCCCTAGAAGGGCTGTCGGAAGCATCAGTGGCCGTTGCCGAAGAGTTGAAAAAACATCGCCTCGTGAACGCAGGTACCGTCAATCCAGACATCGTCATGGGAAAACCTTACTACGAGTTTGAGGTCGATCGTGAAGAAGCTGCCCGCTACGGGATGACTACTATGATGGTCAATCAGATCGTCGCGGCCGGCCTAGGTGGTCTCGACGTTACGACGACGGTCGAAGGACGGGAGCGATACCCGATTCAAGTCCGCTTCAATCGAGAAGTCCGCGAGAACATGGGAGAGCTCCCTAGGACTCCCATCGTAACCCAATCCCACGATGTAGTCCCGCTGGAAAGACTGGCCAAGGTTTCCACTACATGGGGACCTGGCATGATCAATAGCGAGGATTCGCGTCTGGTTGCTCACGTCATGTTCACTCCTTCTGGCGTCGCAGGCGATTTGGAAACGGTCGATTCGGTCATGGATTCACTACGCGTTGCCCGTGAGTCGGGAACGCTGGTGTTTCCTGATGGCAACTTTGAACTACAGGCAGTGGGCTCATTCCAGAACCAGATCGAGGCGAACTATCGCCTGATGTGGATCATTCCGGCTGTCTTCCTAATTAACTTATTGCTGCATTACCTGCACTTTCGCAATCTACCGATCTCCCTGGTGGTATTCTCCGGTATCCCCGTCGCCTGCGCCGGAGGCATGATCGCCCTCGCGGTCATGAATATCGAACTGAACACTGCCGTGTGGGTTGGATTCATTGCCCTGGCAGGTTTGGCCGCTGACGACGGTATCGTGATGGCCAGTTACATCCACGACCGCCTGAAGCGTCGGACCATCACGAATGTCGAGGACCTACGGGAGGAGATTTACCAAGCTGGGCTCAAACGAATACGCCCCTGTGTGATGACCACGGTCACAACGATTGCCGCGTTGATTCCTATTCTGCTTTCGACAGGTCGCGGAGCGGACGTCGCCAAAGCAATGGCATTGCCGGTCTTCGGTGGCATGCTGATCGAACCATTCACAACGTTCGTAGTTCCCACAATTTATTGCTGGTATCTGGAACTCAAGTTGAAAGCGGGCCTCAGCGACTCGCTGCTTGAAATGTCATTGGATGAAGAGGAGTCCGAAGAGATGGCTTCTCACGCGACGGCCGCCTAA